From the Defluviitalea raffinosedens genome, one window contains:
- a CDS encoding CHASE2 domain-containing protein, with translation MNKKSLYFMICLFLVFSLFTYFNTFETLESNLQDSLLRSNKNKQIDTRVVVVGIDEESLGQIGQWPWPRSVHGALLNTISQGSPAVIGIDVIFSEPAPDPEEDAIFVDAVKNNGSVVIPVYGIFDETIKAEEMKTDELMEPFPELKEASVQGHINTIPDKDGVIRKTILHFDYQGEKIESFAWTLYKKYMEQHGQQPNIEDLPLDAWNRMLIDFSGKPGEVEYVSYASVLSGEVPPEYFEDRIVLVGPYGMGIADMYLTPLDHGTPMHGVEIHANIVQNLLNGNYKRSASFFVNLIILIAFSIFSYYFFRKYSPGWMFVLLMSVIGLYIVIAKGVYEKNIVLSIAYPVLLLIFTYIFAIAFRYIQEALERKRVTEVFGRYVAPQVVEKILSEGKEGLKLGGIRKEISVLFVDIRGFTPLSEKAEPEEIVEILNNYLNLCAESIFACGGTLDKFIGDATMAIFNAPLNLEDHAFKAVQTAWRMKEGSKALKEKLLERFGRTVEFGIGVNTGIAVIGNIGAQVRMDYTAIGDTVNTAARLESNAKPGQILISQATYEKVKDKVDVTPLGEIKVKGKEQGVPVYQLDGIKE, from the coding sequence TTGAACAAAAAATCTTTATATTTTATGATTTGCTTATTCTTAGTCTTTAGTTTATTTACATATTTTAATACTTTTGAAACTTTAGAAAGTAATTTGCAGGATAGTTTGCTCCGAAGCAATAAGAATAAGCAAATAGATACCCGTGTTGTGGTGGTGGGAATTGATGAGGAAAGTCTTGGCCAGATTGGTCAGTGGCCCTGGCCAAGAAGCGTCCATGGTGCTCTGTTGAACACCATATCCCAGGGGAGCCCAGCGGTTATAGGTATAGATGTTATTTTTTCAGAACCAGCCCCAGATCCGGAGGAAGATGCTATTTTTGTAGATGCTGTTAAAAATAACGGATCCGTAGTGATTCCCGTATATGGGATTTTCGACGAAACGATAAAAGCAGAGGAAATGAAAACAGATGAATTGATGGAACCATTTCCTGAGCTAAAAGAAGCATCTGTTCAGGGGCATATCAATACCATTCCTGACAAGGATGGTGTAATCAGAAAAACCATCTTGCACTTTGATTATCAGGGGGAAAAAATAGAAAGCTTTGCGTGGACTTTATATAAGAAGTACATGGAGCAGCATGGGCAGCAACCCAATATAGAAGATTTGCCACTGGATGCATGGAACAGGATGTTGATTGATTTTTCAGGAAAACCCGGAGAAGTAGAATATGTATCCTATGCCAGTGTGCTGTCAGGAGAAGTACCACCGGAATATTTTGAAGACAGGATTGTATTGGTAGGTCCCTATGGTATGGGAATTGCCGATATGTATCTGACTCCGTTGGATCACGGTACGCCTATGCACGGAGTAGAAATTCATGCAAATATTGTTCAGAATTTATTAAATGGAAATTATAAACGCTCAGCGTCATTTTTTGTTAACTTAATAATACTCATTGCATTTTCGATTTTTAGTTATTACTTTTTCAGAAAATATTCTCCGGGATGGATGTTTGTTTTGCTGATGTCCGTTATAGGCTTATACATTGTCATTGCCAAGGGGGTTTATGAAAAGAATATTGTTTTATCCATTGCTTATCCTGTACTGTTGCTTATTTTTACTTATATTTTTGCTATTGCCTTTAGATATATTCAAGAAGCTCTTGAACGCAAGCGAGTGACAGAAGTCTTTGGACGTTATGTTGCACCGCAGGTTGTGGAAAAGATATTAAGTGAAGGTAAAGAAGGCTTGAAACTGGGAGGCATCAGAAAAGAAATCAGCGTTTTGTTTGTGGATATCAGAGGATTTACTCCTCTTTCGGAAAAAGCGGAACCTGAAGAAATTGTTGAGATTTTAAATAATTATTTGAATCTTTGTGCAGAATCTATCTTTGCCTGTGGAGGAACACTGGATAAATTTATCGGAGATGCTACCATGGCTATCTTTAATGCACCTTTGAATTTAGAAGATCATGCTTTTAAGGCAGTGCAAACAGCATGGAGAATGAAAGAAGGTTCCAAAGCGTTAAAGGAAAAACTCCTTGAACGCTTTGGAAGAACGGTCGAATTTGGTATTGGTGTCAATACAGGAATTGCGGTTATTGGAAATATTGGAGCACAAGTAAGAATGGATTATACAGCCATAGGAGATACGGTTAATACTGCAGCAAGGCTTGAAAGCAATGCAAAGCCGGGACAAATCTTGATCAGCCAGGCTACATATGAAAAAGTGAAAGATAAAGTAGATGTTACACCTTTGGGAGAAATTAAAGTGAAAGGGAAAGAACAAGGAGTCCCGGTTTATCAGTTGGATGGAATAAAAGAATAA
- a CDS encoding response regulator transcription factor, with protein MKILLVEDDRTIASGLEYSLEQEGYNVVICYDVMSGKKALMENQFDLCLLDLSLPDGSGYELCKAAREKWDIPIIFLTACDEEVNVVMGLDMGADDYITKPFRVRELISRIKSVLRRYQKGMQSKHILELGDIRINTLDAKVYKSGKEVNLTPLEYRLLLVFANNEGQVLSRGQLLEGIWDVAGDFVNDNTLTVYIKRIREKIEDDPQNPAIIKTIRGLGYKVGD; from the coding sequence TTGAAGATTTTACTCGTTGAAGATGACAGAACCATTGCCAGTGGTTTGGAGTATTCTCTGGAACAGGAAGGGTATAATGTGGTGATTTGTTATGATGTTATGTCAGGGAAAAAAGCTTTAATGGAAAATCAATTTGATTTATGCCTTTTGGATTTATCTTTGCCCGACGGAAGCGGATACGAATTATGTAAAGCAGCAAGAGAAAAATGGGATATCCCCATCATATTTTTGACGGCTTGTGATGAAGAGGTCAATGTGGTCATGGGACTTGATATGGGAGCTGATGACTATATCACAAAGCCTTTTAGGGTCAGAGAACTTATTTCTCGTATCAAATCTGTACTAAGAAGGTATCAAAAGGGTATGCAATCAAAGCACATTCTGGAGTTGGGAGATATACGAATCAATACCCTTGATGCAAAAGTGTATAAAAGTGGGAAGGAAGTTAATCTTACGCCTTTAGAGTATCGTTTATTACTAGTATTTGCTAATAATGAAGGACAAGTTTTGTCACGAGGTCAGTTATTAGAAGGTATCTGGGATGTGGCCGGGGATTTTGTCAATGACAATACGCTCACGGTGTATATCAAAAGGATTCGTGAAAAGATAGAAGACGATCCTCAAAATCCAGCGATTATCAAAACGATTCGGGGTCTTGGCTACAAGGTTGGTGATTAA
- a CDS encoding sensor histidine kinase, with protein MFRNREIRHFTIIVFLIFAAGTVSISVLNPVAGVIAAMTFLLIIGCSFYYTLKRYKEIKELSGYLRMISNGDYTLDIRDNREGELSILKNEIYKVTLMLSKQGQLLKKEKEQLADALSDISHQLKTPLTSMTVMVDLLSNDNLTKEKRIEFTKNIEAQLERMEWLLTSLLKLSKIDAGTVTFKKDKVLVSQLIQKAVNPLLIPMEIKEQKLIIEGEERAAFTGDMNWTAEAILNIVKNCIEHTPKRGTISVRFHENPLYTEIKVSDNGVGIDKEDLPYIFKRFYKGKNASKDSVGIGLAMAKSIVTSQNGDLSVTSRKNQGTEFSMKFYKKLSD; from the coding sequence ATGTTTCGCAATAGGGAAATACGACATTTTACTATTATTGTGTTCCTGATATTTGCTGCAGGGACTGTCTCTATATCTGTTCTGAATCCAGTTGCTGGTGTCATAGCTGCGATGACTTTTCTGCTTATTATAGGCTGCAGTTTTTACTATACCCTAAAACGATATAAAGAAATAAAAGAACTTTCCGGGTATTTGAGGATGATTTCCAATGGAGATTACACATTGGATATTCGGGATAACCGGGAGGGAGAGTTAAGCATTCTTAAAAATGAAATATACAAAGTAACCCTTATGCTTTCCAAACAAGGACAACTCCTTAAAAAAGAAAAAGAGCAGTTAGCAGATGCCCTCTCAGATATATCCCATCAGTTAAAAACTCCCCTGACTTCGATGACGGTTATGGTAGATTTATTAAGTAATGACAATCTGACAAAAGAAAAAAGAATTGAATTTACAAAAAATATTGAAGCACAGCTGGAGCGGATGGAATGGCTTTTAACTTCTTTACTAAAACTATCTAAAATTGATGCTGGTACAGTAACCTTTAAAAAAGATAAGGTATTGGTATCCCAGCTAATTCAAAAAGCTGTCAATCCTTTGTTAATTCCAATGGAAATCAAAGAGCAGAAGCTCATTATAGAAGGGGAGGAGAGGGCAGCTTTTACAGGAGATATGAACTGGACAGCAGAAGCAATTCTAAATATTGTAAAAAACTGTATAGAGCATACCCCAAAAAGAGGAACAATTTCTGTCAGATTTCATGAAAATCCTTTGTATACGGAGATTAAAGTTTCAGATAATGGAGTGGGTATAGACAAAGAAGATCTCCCTTATATTTTTAAACGATTTTACAAAGGGAAAAATGCGAGTAAAGACAGTGTGGGCATAGGACTTGCCATGGCAAAGAGCATTGTAACCAGCCAAAATGGAGATCTAAGTGTTACAAGCAGGAAAAATCAAGGGACTGAATTCAGCATGAAATTCTATAAGAAATTAAGTGACTAA
- a CDS encoding ABC transporter ATP-binding protein: protein MEILRVEHLSKIYGSGDTAVKALNDVSFSIEKGEFVAIIGPSGSGKSTLLHMLGGVDIPTEGKVFIDGTDIYNLDETQLAIFRRRQIGLIYQFYNLIPVLNVEENITLPLLLDGHEVDYEQFRNIVKILGLENRLKHLPNQLSGGQQQRVSIGRAIINNPALMLADEPTGNLDSKNSHEIIELLKMFNKTYEQTLVIITHDERIALQADRIIAIEDGKITRNEVIRP from the coding sequence ATGGAAATATTAAGAGTAGAACATCTGTCTAAAATTTATGGCAGTGGTGATACTGCAGTTAAAGCCTTAAATGACGTTTCTTTTTCTATAGAAAAAGGAGAATTTGTTGCAATTATAGGGCCGTCTGGCTCCGGGAAATCTACACTATTACATATGCTCGGAGGAGTGGATATACCTACTGAGGGCAAAGTGTTTATTGACGGCACAGACATTTACAATTTAGATGAAACGCAGCTGGCGATCTTTAGGCGCAGGCAAATAGGTTTGATTTATCAATTTTATAATCTTATTCCTGTACTTAATGTGGAAGAAAATATTACTTTGCCTTTGCTACTGGACGGCCATGAGGTTGACTATGAGCAGTTTCGTAATATTGTAAAAATACTTGGATTGGAAAACAGGCTAAAGCATTTGCCCAATCAACTCTCCGGTGGTCAGCAGCAAAGAGTATCCATAGGGCGAGCGATTATAAATAATCCCGCTTTGATGCTGGCGGATGAACCAACAGGAAATCTCGACAGCAAAAACAGTCATGAGATCATAGAGCTTTTAAAAATGTTTAATAAGACTTATGAGCAGACGCTTGTTATCATTACCCATGATGAACGGATTGCATTACAGGCAGACAGAATCATAGCTATCGAAGACGGGAAGATCACCAGAAACGAGGTGATTCGCCCATGA
- a CDS encoding FtsX-like permease family protein, translating into MNIVNKLTLRQLQLNKKRTLVTIIGSIISVAMVTAVATLGISYLDLMRRQTIAEDGEWHILYKEVNQTQVEAIKNDGETKNLILEKSLGYAPIESQNQNKPYIYLMAYNEEGFNQFPIELMEGRFPQNENEIVISEPILSNAKVSYRIGDVITLDIGQRHYVDAELKEVMLDQNFALQRNSEGVEETFVKEFSKNYTIVGMIKRPEWEPAWSPGYTALSYVDEHVMTSKDMVNAYVILQHINDSIFDYGENFAEHNGIEAVSFNHSLLRYYGIIKDDELRLMLFKLSAIIIGIIMIGSVSLIYNAFAISVSERSRYLGMLSSVGATKKQKRDSVFFEGAVIGIISIPIGIIAGIAGLGITFICINPIIKSAMQLTEDFRVVVLPSSILITVIISALTIFISTYIPARRASNVSAIDAIRQVTDVKLTSKEVKTSKLTRKIFGIEGDLGLKNLKRNKRRYKATVFSLIISMVLFLVVSFFTSGLKKLVVITQHGINYDIQVTIQSENHEELENIINHINLLENITESTHIECFEAKTWVDEQYTADYLKEDPESKKENGKYLYTVYVNVLDDESLKAYAKEVGVNLDRLKDTTKPGAVIIDTAKYKNTEEDRYVESKMIKAREGLKLDLNYYDWSKEKDIPLESVEIIALTDKLPMGILPFRVYAGFNMIISKDVYDHFRNIAPLINQEAEHQLFLKSDNPLKLQEGVETIQNSAGPNYIDLINVFLIRQREEQTLLLMSVFTYAFILLITAICIANILNTVSTSIALRKREFAMLKSVGMTPKSFNKMIYYESIFYGLKALIYGLPISFAVMYLLHHTLMIKLSYRFSIPWDSVGIAISAVFIIVGMAMIYSSQKVKKENIIDVLKQDIV; encoded by the coding sequence ATGAATATAGTGAACAAATTAACTCTAAGGCAGCTGCAATTAAATAAAAAACGAACCCTTGTTACAATCATAGGTTCCATTATTTCCGTAGCAATGGTTACAGCGGTGGCTACTTTGGGCATTTCATATCTGGATTTGATGCGAAGGCAAACTATAGCTGAAGATGGAGAATGGCATATTCTTTACAAAGAAGTGAATCAAACACAAGTAGAAGCCATAAAAAATGATGGTGAAACGAAGAACTTGATTTTAGAGAAAAGTTTAGGGTATGCCCCTATAGAGAGCCAGAATCAGAACAAACCGTATATTTACCTGATGGCATATAATGAAGAAGGTTTTAATCAATTTCCAATAGAACTTATGGAAGGAAGATTCCCACAAAATGAAAATGAAATAGTGATTTCTGAGCCCATTCTATCCAATGCTAAAGTTTCATATAGGATAGGAGATGTCATCACACTTGATATTGGACAGAGACATTACGTCGATGCTGAACTGAAAGAAGTAATGCTTGACCAGAATTTTGCGTTACAAAGAAATTCAGAGGGAGTAGAGGAGACTTTCGTGAAAGAATTCTCAAAAAACTATACCATTGTAGGTATGATTAAAAGACCTGAGTGGGAACCTGCATGGTCTCCGGGATATACGGCATTATCCTATGTGGATGAACATGTAATGACATCTAAGGATATGGTCAATGCATATGTCATCTTACAGCATATTAATGATTCGATATTTGATTATGGAGAAAACTTTGCAGAACATAATGGAATCGAGGCCGTAAGCTTTAATCACTCTTTATTACGATATTATGGAATTATTAAAGATGATGAATTAAGACTGATGCTTTTTAAACTGTCTGCCATTATCATAGGAATTATCATGATTGGTTCTGTTTCATTAATATACAATGCTTTTGCAATCTCAGTCTCGGAACGTTCAAGATATCTCGGTATGCTATCCAGTGTAGGCGCTACGAAAAAGCAAAAAAGAGATTCAGTATTTTTTGAAGGTGCTGTGATTGGAATCATCAGCATCCCCATTGGAATTATTGCAGGAATTGCGGGACTTGGGATTACATTCATCTGTATTAATCCTATTATCAAAAGTGCAATGCAGTTAACAGAAGACTTTAGAGTTGTCGTATTGCCTTCTTCAATTTTAATAACGGTAATTATATCTGCTCTTACCATTTTTATTTCAACTTATATCCCTGCCAGAAGAGCTTCCAACGTATCTGCCATAGATGCGATTCGCCAGGTTACAGATGTAAAATTGACAAGCAAAGAAGTCAAAACATCAAAATTAACTCGAAAGATTTTTGGTATTGAAGGAGATCTGGGGCTTAAAAATTTAAAGAGAAACAAAAGGCGATATAAAGCAACAGTCTTTTCGTTGATCATCAGTATGGTTTTATTTTTAGTAGTATCTTTTTTTACATCAGGGTTAAAAAAGCTTGTTGTAATAACTCAACATGGAATAAACTACGATATTCAAGTAACGATTCAAAGTGAGAATCATGAAGAACTGGAGAACATTATTAATCACATAAATTTGTTGGAGAACATTACGGAGTCAACGCATATTGAGTGTTTTGAAGCAAAAACTTGGGTAGATGAGCAATATACAGCAGATTATTTAAAAGAGGATCCAGAAAGTAAAAAGGAAAATGGGAAGTACCTTTATACTGTATACGTCAATGTTTTGGACGATGAATCTTTAAAAGCTTATGCAAAAGAGGTAGGGGTTAATCTGGATCGTCTGAAAGACACAACGAAGCCAGGAGCAGTTATTATTGATACAGCAAAATATAAAAATACTGAAGAAGACAGATATGTCGAGAGCAAAATGATAAAAGCCAGGGAAGGATTAAAGCTTGACTTAAACTATTATGATTGGTCAAAAGAAAAAGATATACCATTAGAATCTGTAGAAATTATTGCACTTACGGATAAATTGCCTATGGGTATTTTACCCTTTAGAGTTTACGCAGGATTCAATATGATTATATCTAAAGACGTATATGATCATTTTAGAAATATTGCTCCTTTGATCAATCAGGAGGCTGAACATCAGCTATTTTTAAAAAGTGATAATCCTTTAAAACTACAGGAAGGGGTCGAAACCATTCAAAATAGTGCAGGACCAAATTATATTGACTTGATTAATGTATTTTTGATTAGGCAACGAGAAGAACAGACCCTTCTTCTAATGTCGGTTTTCACTTATGCCTTTATTCTACTTATTACAGCCATTTGCATTGCGAATATTTTAAATACCGTATCGACCAGCATTGCACTTAGGAAAAGAGAATTTGCAATGTTAAAATCAGTGGGTATGACACCGAAAAGCTTTAATAAGATGATTTATTATGAGAGTATTTTTTATGGATTAAAAGCTTTGATATACGGATTACCTATAAGTTTTGCTGTTATGTATTTATTACACCACACGTTGATGATTAAACTCAGTTATAGATTCTCTATTCCGTGGGATAGTGTAGGTATAGCCATAAGCGCTGTATTTATAATCGTGGGTATGGCAATGATTTATTCCAGCCAAAAAGTAAAAAAAGAAAATATTATAGATGTATTAAAACAAGATATCGTTTAA
- a CDS encoding LemA family protein, with protein MQRNRTGWIAFGIVLILLLILGASMIGSYNNLATASENIDSKWSQVENNLQRRADLIPNLVATVKGYAAHEQEIFEAIADARSRLIGANTVEEAARANNELSGALNRLLVISEAYPTLKADQNFIALQDELAGTENRIATARKDYNDAVQAYNTKIKRFPTNIIASVFGYERREYFQADEGSKEVPKVEFK; from the coding sequence GTGCAGAGAAACAGAACCGGATGGATTGCATTTGGGATTGTATTAATTCTTTTGCTCATATTGGGAGCCAGTATGATTGGAAGCTACAATAATTTGGCAACAGCCAGTGAAAATATTGACAGCAAATGGAGCCAGGTAGAAAACAATCTTCAACGAAGAGCAGATTTGATTCCGAATTTGGTTGCAACAGTAAAAGGCTATGCAGCCCACGAACAAGAAATATTTGAAGCGATTGCTGACGCAAGGTCAAGACTTATTGGCGCCAATACCGTAGAAGAAGCTGCCAGGGCAAATAATGAATTATCCGGAGCTTTAAACAGGTTGCTTGTGATCAGCGAAGCATATCCAACCCTAAAAGCGGATCAGAACTTTATTGCCTTGCAGGATGAATTGGCAGGAACGGAAAATCGAATAGCAACAGCAAGGAAAGATTATAACGATGCCGTTCAGGCCTATAACACAAAAATCAAAAGATTTCCGACCAATATTATTGCAAGTGTCTTTGGATACGAACGAAGAGAATATTTCCAGGCAGATGAAGGAAGCAAAGAAGTTCCAAAGGTTGAATTCAAATGA
- a CDS encoding TPM domain-containing protein: MTRKLRILLIGVLFLLYLSGTARAELNIPSPTNNYVSDFAGVLSGSTKQSIENLAKELEEKTSAQIVVVIPESLQGVSIEEYANTLFRQWGIGQKEENNGVLLLVAPNERESRIEVGYGLEGRLPDGKTGRIQDEYLIPYLAEGDYDSGIMATYQVLATEVAAEYGVELTGIPDTIYQETVSANSRKNKSIPTVIIIFFLIDILLLRGRMTRFLFEMFFWSSVFGGRRGGGSGGFGGGGFGGGGFKGGGGSSGGGGSSRKW, encoded by the coding sequence ATGACTAGGAAATTAAGGATCTTGCTGATTGGTGTTTTATTCCTTTTATATTTATCCGGTACAGCAAGAGCAGAACTGAATATTCCCTCCCCAACCAATAACTATGTCAGTGATTTTGCAGGTGTTCTCAGTGGCAGTACAAAGCAAAGTATAGAGAATTTAGCAAAAGAGTTGGAAGAAAAAACAAGCGCCCAGATTGTGGTAGTGATTCCTGAAAGCCTTCAGGGAGTCTCTATTGAAGAATACGCCAATACATTGTTTAGACAATGGGGGATAGGCCAAAAAGAAGAGAATAACGGTGTACTCCTGCTTGTAGCACCCAATGAAAGGGAGTCAAGAATTGAGGTAGGTTATGGCCTGGAAGGACGTCTGCCCGATGGTAAAACCGGAAGGATTCAGGACGAATATTTGATTCCTTATTTAGCAGAAGGTGATTATGATTCAGGAATTATGGCGACTTATCAGGTTCTTGCCACAGAAGTTGCCGCCGAATACGGAGTAGAACTTACAGGTATTCCGGATACGATATATCAGGAAACCGTTTCAGCCAACAGCAGAAAGAATAAAAGTATACCTACTGTTATAATTATTTTTTTTCTCATTGATATTCTTTTACTAAGAGGAAGAATGACCAGATTTCTTTTTGAAATGTTCTTTTGGAGTTCTGTCTTTGGAGGAAGACGGGGCGGAGGCAGTGGAGGATTTGGTGGAGGCGGTTTTGGCGGCGGAGGCTTTAAAGGCGGAGGAGGTTCTTCTGGAGGAGGCGGAAGCAGCCGCAAATGGTAA
- a CDS encoding cytochrome c biogenesis protein CcdA, producing the protein MEALVSTDHISFLLVLLEGILSFFSPCVIPLIPVYMSYLAGNTEDTDENGNIVYNRKKVFFHTVCFVLGISFAFFILGMSFTAIGTFFQSNKLLFTRLAGILIIVLGLFQLGIFDLKFLNRERKFHLNLINRNVNPLVAFAMGFTFSFAWTPCVGPALSSVLILASSAGSAFLGNLLVLVYAMGFVIPFLLLGLFTTQVLNFLDRQKKLLKYTVKAGGLILVLIGIMTFTGWINRISGYLNTYDSPDIPQNQEQQETVEKPSDESNQHRDQTLTPAIDFTLVDQYGNEHTLSDYKGKVVFLNFWATWCPPCQKEMPDIEALYQEYNQNQGDVIFLGVASPRSENNPNTREIDKEGVIEFLEENQLTFPVVFDESGEVFYQYGISALPTTFMINKDGNVYGYAPGMLTKEIMKNIINQTLESTD; encoded by the coding sequence ATGGAGGCATTGGTATCTACGGATCACATCAGTTTTCTTCTTGTACTGCTTGAAGGGATATTATCTTTTTTCTCCCCCTGCGTGATTCCACTGATCCCTGTCTATATGAGTTATTTAGCAGGTAATACGGAGGATACCGATGAAAATGGAAATATCGTTTACAATAGAAAAAAAGTGTTTTTCCATACAGTATGTTTTGTCTTAGGCATATCTTTTGCATTTTTTATTCTCGGAATGTCTTTTACAGCCATTGGAACATTTTTTCAAAGTAACAAATTACTCTTTACAAGACTGGCTGGAATATTAATTATTGTCTTAGGATTGTTTCAACTTGGTATTTTTGATTTAAAGTTTCTTAATCGTGAAAGAAAATTTCATCTTAATTTAATCAACAGAAATGTGAATCCACTGGTAGCATTTGCTATGGGATTTACTTTTAGCTTTGCATGGACCCCCTGCGTCGGTCCTGCCCTTTCTTCCGTACTGATCCTGGCATCCAGTGCTGGCAGTGCATTTCTAGGAAACTTACTGGTGTTGGTCTATGCGATGGGCTTTGTCATTCCATTTTTGCTTCTTGGATTATTTACAACTCAAGTATTGAATTTCCTGGATCGTCAAAAAAAATTACTAAAATATACGGTTAAGGCTGGAGGATTGATTCTAGTGTTAATAGGCATTATGACTTTCACTGGATGGATCAATAGAATTTCAGGATATCTCAATACTTACGATTCACCTGATATCCCCCAGAATCAAGAACAGCAAGAAACCGTAGAAAAGCCTTCTGATGAGTCCAATCAACATAGGGATCAAACATTAACCCCAGCTATTGATTTTACCTTGGTCGATCAATACGGCAATGAGCACACGCTCTCCGATTATAAGGGAAAAGTAGTATTTTTAAATTTCTGGGCAACCTGGTGTCCTCCCTGTCAAAAAGAAATGCCGGATATCGAGGCACTGTATCAGGAATATAATCAAAATCAAGGGGATGTGATATTCTTAGGCGTTGCCAGTCCAAGAAGTGAAAATAATCCCAATACCCGAGAAATTGATAAAGAAGGTGTCATTGAATTTTTAGAAGAAAATCAGCTTACATTCCCTGTTGTATTTGACGAAAGCGGTGAAGTATTTTATCAATATGGCATTTCTGCATTGCCCACGACATTCATGATCAATAAAGACGGCAATGTTTACGGCTATGCGCCTGGAATGCTTACAAAGGAGATTATGAAAAATATAATCAATCAAACTTTAGAATCTACGGATTAA
- a CDS encoding EcsC family protein, with protein MNREFNKQLKRLDKIENKMLNKKEIKFLKIPVMDKIQGKIPPKLKSTLEAAFIKSFNLVFEKGSAYIEKTYDRDRIKLEHDLNNYAIDKKLCSKYVKRLDTPAKHSKRVNGALTILEGGVLGFLGIGLPDIPLFLSVMMRTMYEIALSYGYDYQRDEEKVYILLIISGALAQGEKKKEISDQLDRIGIQIDTQIPIEITLEDQMNRTAQILSEAMLTSKFIQGIPIVGVVGGVVNYNIIDKIGKFASVKYKKRYLLKKAREKNMQR; from the coding sequence ATGAATCGAGAATTCAATAAGCAATTGAAACGCCTGGATAAAATAGAAAATAAGATGTTAAATAAGAAAGAAATTAAATTTTTAAAAATTCCTGTTATGGATAAAATCCAGGGGAAAATACCTCCGAAATTAAAATCAACTCTGGAAGCTGCTTTCATAAAGAGCTTTAATCTGGTCTTTGAAAAGGGAAGTGCTTATATTGAAAAAACTTACGATAGAGATAGAATTAAGCTGGAACATGATTTGAACAATTATGCCATTGATAAAAAATTATGCAGTAAATATGTAAAAAGACTGGATACTCCAGCCAAACATTCAAAAAGAGTGAATGGTGCCCTTACAATTTTAGAAGGAGGTGTCTTGGGATTTCTTGGGATAGGCTTACCGGATATTCCTCTTTTTTTATCCGTGATGATGAGAACAATGTATGAAATTGCGCTAAGTTATGGCTATGATTACCAAAGGGATGAAGAGAAAGTATATATCCTTCTGATCATAAGCGGAGCATTAGCCCAGGGTGAAAAGAAGAAAGAAATCAGTGATCAACTCGATCGTATAGGAATTCAAATCGATACTCAAATCCCGATTGAAATCACTTTAGAAGATCAGATGAATAGGACGGCGCAGATTTTATCAGAAGCCATGCTGACATCGAAGTTCATTCAGGGTATTCCAATTGTTGGAGTGGTTGGCGGAGTTGTAAACTATAATATCATAGACAAAATAGGTAAATTTGCATCCGTAAAGTATAAAAAGAGATATCTGCTAAAAAAAGCAAGAGAGAAAAATATGCAAAGATAA
- a CDS encoding ECF transporter S component: MNTKKLTIAALLTALAIVIPFAVFFKVVIPPFTATLGSHVPMFIAMFFGPEVAIMVGIGSALGFFLNLGVVVGARAFMHVFVGLAGAMLIKKGMSFGKVFVITAPLHGLLEVLVVVPFIGFDVYKLLVVTGIGTVLHHFADAFISYLLVNVLQKSAKLNLTNYNN, translated from the coding sequence ATGAATACCAAAAAGCTAACTATAGCTGCCTTACTTACTGCTTTAGCAATTGTAATACCTTTTGCGGTATTTTTTAAGGTGGTCATTCCACCATTTACAGCGACGCTTGGTTCTCATGTGCCTATGTTCATTGCGATGTTTTTTGGTCCTGAAGTTGCCATCATGGTTGGAATTGGTTCTGCTTTAGGATTCTTTTTAAACCTTGGAGTCGTAGTTGGAGCAAGAGCTTTTATGCATGTGTTTGTAGGACTTGCGGGTGCAATGCTTATTAAAAAGGGTATGTCCTTTGGTAAAGTTTTTGTGATCACTGCTCCTTTGCATGGTCTGCTTGAAGTTCTTGTAGTGGTTCCTTTTATAGGCTTTGATGTTTACAAGTTACTGGTTGTTACCGGAATAGGCACGGTACTTCATCATTTTGCCGATGCGTTCATTTCATATCTTTTAGTCAATGTACTTCAGAAATCTGCTAAATTGAATTTAACGAATTATAATAATTAA